The Glycine soja cultivar W05 chromosome 15, ASM419377v2, whole genome shotgun sequence region GGAAAAGAGGCAGTGGGCAGCTCAAAGATAGACAAAGCTTCAGAGCATTCACCCTCGAAATCAACAAATCAACTAGATAATTTTGTTTATCCTGATGCAGAGTTCAGTGACTTTGACAAGGACAAGAAAGAGGGGTCTTTTGCCGTTGGGCAGATTTGGGCTATTTATGATACTATAGATGGTATGCCTAGATTCTATGCCATAATCAGAAAAGTTTTCTCTCCCGGATTCAAGTTACGGATAACATGGTTTGAACCAGATCCTGATGAGCAAGATCAAGTCCACTGGGTAGAAGAGCAATTGCCAATTGCTTGTGGGAAACATAAACTTGGCATCACTGAAACCACAGAAGATCGTCTAAGTTTCTCTCATCTGATTGTTTGTGAAAAGATTGGCCGCTGTACTTATAAAGTATATCCTAGAAAGGGAGAAACTTGGGctctttttaaaaattgggATATCAAATGGCATATGGATGCAGAATCTCATCGGCAGtatgaatatgaatttgttgAAATCTTGTCAGATTATGTTGAAGGTGTGGGAGTAGTTGTTTTGTACTTAGCTAAATTGAAAggttttgtgtctctcttctctcgaATGGAGGGAGGTAATTGCACATTTCAAATTCCATCTACCGAGTTATTCAGATTCTCTCACAGGGTTCCATCTTTTAAAATGACTGGTCAGGAAAGAGTTGGTGTTCCTGTAGGATCTTATGAACTTGATCCGGTATCTTTGCCAATGAATCTTGAAGAGATTGCTGTTGCTGAACATTTGGAAGTAAAGGAGGGTCATTGTCCATCTAGTGGGGTGGGCACAAGGTATTCAGATATGTCGAAATTCACAATGAACTCAGAGGGAGAAGCTTCTACTGAAAAGGTTAAGTGGGAAAGAAGCAATTCAGCAGAGGAGAACAAGGATCCTGTTGATCATATAGGTAATGGTAGTGACCCTTCAGCTTCAGCCGCAGATGCTTTTGAAATTCCTGATCCTGAGTTCTGCAATTTTGATGCTGAGAGGTCCCTTGAAAAGTTTCAGGTTGGTCAGATTTGGGCATTTTATGGTGATGAGGATGGACTGCCAAAATACTATGGTCAGATTAAGAGGGTTAAGAGTAGTCCAGATCTTGAGTTGCAAGTTACTTATCTTACTAACTGCTGGCTACCGGAGAAATGTGTTAAATGGGAAGATAAGGATATGCTTATTTCCATTGGAAGATTTAAAATCAAAGCAGGTGCGCGTTCCTGCACATATGCAAACACCTATTCTGTTTCGCATCAGGTGCAGGTTATTACCGATGGTAAGAAGAAGGAATATGAAATTTTTCCAAGGGAAGGCGAAATCTGGGCATTGTATAGGAATTGGACGACTAAAATAAAACGTTCCGACTTGTTAAACCTGGAATATGACATAGTTGAAGTTGTTGGAGAACATGATTTATGGATGGATGTTTTACCTTTGGAGTTGGTAAGTGGTTATAATTCAGTTTTCAAGCGCAAGTCAAATGCAGGATCAGCTAGGGCCACGAAAATATACTGGAAAGATTTGCTCAGGTTCTCCCACCAAATCCCTGCCTTCAAACTGACAGAAGAACAAGATGGCACTCTGAGAGGCTTCTGGGAACTTGATCCGGGAGCAGTACCCCTtcattattttaacaacaaataaaaagaagcctTGGGTTCCTGAACTGAACATGAATAGGTCTGATGTATCACTCTTTTGCCAGGAAGCAAAATTTGCTATCCTAATGGCATTTTTTAactcggttttttttttcagtagtCGTTGcttaaattagataaaaaaacaatacacTTTTCTGTGTCTATGCAGTAGTAGCTCCTGCATGATCACAGTTGATATGACATCACCTGAGAATCCCTAAGATATTGTTCCAGCTGCCTCAAGGTATGGAGGTATTGCTGGCTCTCATTTGCGTTCcttgttttgtttctcttccATTAGAATTTGAGTTGCGTTAAGTGTTATGTTACAAAATCAGTATTTACTAAAGTAATTGAGTTTAACCAACAACCACATGTGGGGTGCAATAGCCTTAAGTATGCAAGGTATCTCATCATGCATGATCTGTTTTGTTATGGAAGGGGAGCCAAGAGCTATGCAATGTTATTCAGACAAGACTTGCGCAAATATAATACATTTTACGGCTGGTTGGTAAATAACTATTTCCGTCACATTAAAATTTCAAACTCCAATCGTCTtgtaaaatttagttttaaaagttaatttcatGGCTGGTTGGTAAAACCCTAATCGTCTTATTCTTATATATTGAAGATACTAAAAAGTCTCAAAGTATAGTTCGTCTTATAAAACTAATTAGTTCGTGTCCTTTATATGCAAATATACATGGTTTCTAGTCTTCTCATAACTCCAACCAACAAAATCGttcctaaaaaaaatgagaaaattgcACAAGTTGATAAACAAATCACCTTATGACccatttgcttttttttatatatataaaaaaaacaccttaTGACCTATGAAATTCATGAGgggaaaaagaagcaaaaacatTCATTTCACCACTTAGTCAATTACACACGTGAAGCTCTAAACATTTTTGTAATGTACTAGTATTAAAAACATCAGTCTACCATAACTGGGAATGAAATCATTGggataattgataaatttcttATTGGAAAGAAATATATACAAACTTTATTATAGCAATAAACCATGCAAATGTGAAAATTGAacgatttaattttataatttgataataaatcatttattttgatatattgcaaaaaaaaaaaagaagttcatTTCGTTCTTTTCTAGAGCACTTTTTAAAGGGTTGTTGTGAAGCATTGTTGCTTGGGAAGCTGATAGTTGTTgttctaacattttttaaaagttttttttttacttataaataatatttcaataaaGAATGCacaatgttgatttttttatgacagttgcaaattttaatttttttataaatattttacataaaaattatatatatatatatatatatatatatatatatatatatatatatataaacaaacaaacacacaaattcaaaatataatatatcgtTATccattgtttttataaaaacataatttaagtttttgaaAGACTTTATGTTAAAAGTTTATTAgatttctaaaacaaaaaatataagtttatttatatagaatattagtatcgttatgaaatgaAACATATTTGTTACCATTAAAATTGGGCATTTGGTCTAGTGGTATGATTCTCGCTTTGGGTGCGAGAGGTCCCGAGTTCGATTCTCGGAATgccccattttttttctttagttatTTTCACAGATCATGTTTATATACAATCTCTTCCGATGACTTCTATTAAACTGTTGACTAACTTATGTActgaattatattatatataatttttttatccacaaaaagtatatttctttttaaggattaaaaaaatatataagaagctcgaaattaaaatactattaaaataatttctcaaaaaatcctataagtaattaaaaatagacaagtTTTTCAAAGCAAGTTCTTCATCTACTAGAAAAAAGCTAAAGACTATAACTAAAAGTACTTGACAAACATACTTTCAAAACCCAGTAAAAATAAGTCAAACAACCCATAAAAGATGTTTGGTGCAGCTAAGAAAATTATGCCAATGATCTTGAAGTACATACTTAATTACACCAATAATCTTTTATGACAATCCTGTTTTACTTGTGGTAGTCAGacaatttcttaaaatacatgtgtaatttattttacaaataatgGTTTTGAGATTTTAGACAtatctaccaaaaaaaaatggggAGAAAAAAAGGCACTGATGCCAACTCTTTGAATCTTTAtgatattagaaaataattttatatcattaaacATATTCATtcattgtaataaataaaagtaaggAATCGGCCACCTTAATAAGGCATAAAATAACGAGCTTGGGCATTTAATTTGGCGGACTGAAAAGattgtaaaataaagaaattgggGCATTCCGAGAATTGAACTCGGGACCTCTCGCACCCTAAGCGAGAATCATACCACTAGACCAAATGCCCATTTTATAACATTATGAAGTAgtgatattatattaaaaatagaaagctATCATTcgctttaattttttcttcttctttaataCTTAagaattatgttatttattttcatctaaaaattacatatttttaacaGATGAAATATGGTACATCCTATTATCAAATTTAAGATTAGAAATAATTGtttaaatactaataatttaactttatttcaaggcttgtttttctctcttataaatctgaataacaataatcaacaatgaaaataaaataattacaattgaATAGATTACCTTACTCTCTAGATAAAGTATTATACTCCATTCTCCTCCCacttaaaaatatacattttctttctttatcaaatttaagtatgtaatattttattaggGATAACAATGAGTAGGGTCATTTCTACATTTAAGTTCAATTTagattgaattaaatatttaaaaatcaaataaagtaTTTGATTCAATTCaatagaaaattcaaattttgtgaCTTTCAATTACtttgatttttagtttatttggtttttaattGGTAGGatcacttttttaaaatttttaattaggtttgATCAGTTTATAAACACTACTTATACATTAGgggatattttttctttaaaaaacccTAATTTAGAAtgctaaaatgtaaaaaataaaaaatatcttttattaccGTTGATGttaacttaagtgattgattaTAAGTGATTAATGTGATAAAATTGAGGTTATATCATTCAAATGGtatttgagtttgatttttaacaaataattttttatcatattttatttaatttttgagtcaaattccaaattaatgagattattatttttaccatGAATTGGAgggttaaaaaaagaaatttaccGAGGGGCAAATTGACTAAATGGGGTTAATTTTACCAACTATTTCTCAAAAGGGGTATCTTTTGAAACAAATTTCAAAGGGgatctttttttaaaaggcaTTTCGTCAAGGAGGTTGGCGAAACACAGTTGGGACGTGACACGTGGCGGATTCCTCTTTcaattttgaacattttaacatattatgggcctcaaacggacattcCTATCAAAAGTTACAACCATTTCaagttcaattaattttttgtgtcGAAAGTATTTCGTCATTCCTAATGGCAAAATACACTTTGTCTATTGCCACGTGTACCAGCTATATCGCCAGCCAACCTGGCAGAATCCTGTCTCGCTAGTGACATTGGCAAATTCGCCATGTGTCGTGTCCCAATAGTGTTTCGTCAGCCTTCTTGGCGGAATgcctttttttaaacaaaaatcccCTCTAGAATTAGTTTCAAAAAAGaccctttttaaaaaataatttataaaattaaccccGTTTGATCAATTTACCTTACCCCCTAAAGGCGCGGAGTAACGACCTCGTACACTGTTGTTTCAATCTCAACCAGTCCATTAACTAATCCACCAACCCAAAAAAACCGCGAGATTTTCCCTCCATAAAAATTATACCCAGTCTTTAAtcctcactctctctctccctctctcttgaTGCCCTACTTTCCTGTTGGGTTTTTTCAGCCATGAGTCCGATTGATTCTACGGGCAATGATGATCGCAAAATCCACCAAGATTTTGACTTCGTCGACACTCAACCATTCGACACCGATGGTCAGTGCAGTGCTTCACATCTTCAATTCGATTTCCTTCTCTATTTCTTATGTCACAGAAACCCCtaatttgcataaaatttaacatttttttttgtttggttttggCGAAATGTCAGGCGAGGAGGACGATGTTTGTGGATACTTCGAGGACACAGTGCCTTTCGACGAAGACGACGACGTTTTGGAGACCGAAGCGGTGGACCTTGCCGGTGAAACTCAGGCATTGGATGATGGTGACGCTTTCGATGATGTCCTTTTGGAGACCGAAGCGGTGAACCTTGCCGAGGAAATTCAGGCATTGGATGACGGTGACACGCAGTTGCTGGAGGAAGAGTCGGATTCGGATAGAACGCAAGTTTTGGAGACTGTGGATGATGATGAGGTATCTGTCGACAATGTCAATGGTGAAGCCGCGGATAGCAAGAAGGTTGAATCCTCACAACAAAACAGCTATGGTGAGTGAGGAAGTCATTTCAAAACTGTTTTTTTcccaccatttttttttgggtgcaTTGATTGGGAGCTGCTATTAGGTTGGTAGGTACTTGACACTGTTTCAGCTGTCGTGCCTTCTGTTTCTTGTCTGTGAATTTAGAGATGCCATTAGTTGAATTGATGAAAAGGAAATAGTGAAGTGAAAAGTGGTGATTTTGAAATGGTTGGTGCTTTGAAAGACAAACAAATGTGCTGATGATGCTGTTTTATTTAACAATGCCCATTTTGTTAGTGGCTTATTAATTCTTAACTGTTTATGATGTCTATTGTGCACGCATGCATGTGTGTGTTGGGGATTTTAATGGAAATagaaaattacaataatttttgtggaaaacttattattttataccTATCTCTTGCAGTAGTGAAAGGGGCATGCATATTGAAGTTTGGATTACCTATGGCTTTCATcctaatattttgttttgttagctTACTTTTGTTGGTGGAATACTAATTTGGTTGGCTGTTTTGACGAGTTTTCCATGTTCTTTTatctttgtcattttttttgtgagaaGTGGTATCCTTGCTTCTCTGTTTTTCTCCAGCATTTTGTATCTTACTTGACTGTCTTAACTTTCCCTGTAGGACTAAATACATTGTCAGGTTGATTATTTTGTGAATTATTGTTGCTTTTCTTGTTGGAAACATGTCATGTGAATGCATTTCATTTCTTTTGATTCTGCTATTgaagtttatatttttctcaGGTTCTATGCCACCACGGTTTAATTTTCTCCATGCAGAATCTTTGCGGCAAGCTGCTCTAGCCTGCGACATGGATTTGAAAGAAACCCTGGATGTGACCAATTCTGTCAAGGGTACGAGTCAGTTTTGTCAGGAACCACTGGTTGTAAAGGATAAGGGAGAATCCTTTCTTAGATGTTCTGAGAAGGATGGGGGAGTTGATCAAGAAAACGAGCATGGGAAATACAGTGTGGAAGTTGGGGGGTTTAAGAGCAAAAGTATGTGCAAGGTTGCTAACTCAACAGTGAGAAAACTTTTCAATGATGTTTTACCTGTTGAAACAAACCAACCTTCTCTTAGCAGCAATGATTTTAATGAAGGAGACGACTTGGACAAGTTGCCTATTTACCATGGTGAATTGTCGGGGTTAAGCTATGTGAACTCTCAAGAACCTGGAGTTTTGTCACAGGACAATGCTCTTTGTTTTGTAGATAGGTTTCTCAAAGATAATATCATGGAGTTTGATCAAGAAACTAACTGTCTTAAAATGGAGGGAAAGTCAAAATCCATCCCCAGTACGAAAAGGCAACACAGTTTGGCCAAGACAGTAAATGATAAAGGCAAAGCTAGAAGAACTGGGATTTATGACTGGGATGATAGCCGTGAGGATGAAGGTGGAGGAGATATATTCCTAAGGagaaaagaagatttttttaagGGTGAAATGCGTAGGCCAAGGTCGTTGCCAGGATTCCAGAAGAGCAAAGTACACAGACTAAATGATGATAAGGAAGACAAGAAACAATTTAGTATTCCTAATAAAAGAAAGACTGCAGTTCATTCTGATTCAAAACTAGGGATGCATATTCTGAAAGTAAGGGACAATATTATACCAGAAGCAACAATGTTAAAACGGAATCTTGCTAACGAATTGGATGAACAATTTAACACTGATTGCTCTAGAGGAGAGATGGAGCCCAATGCTAATGCATGTGCACAGGAGATGCTGGATGTAGGTTTAGATACTCAAATGGCTGCTGAGGCTATGGAAGCTTTATGCAATGTCGGGGATATTGTTGATCATGTTGCTAATAATGCCACTCATGTTACTAGAAGTGGTTTAACTTATAAACTTAATAACTCTTCTACTGGAAAAGTGGGGTCGGGTTCGTCAAAGGAACGTTCGGTACAATATGACAGGAAAAGGAAAGTTGATGTTAAATCAAAGTTGCAAACTTCAGGTTTATCAAAGAAAAGTACTAAAGAAGTCAAGCAATGCACAGAGGACAATATGATGACAAGATCGAAGAGAAGCAAGTTAAATGCAGAAGGCAACCAAACCTCCAGTGCTAATGAAAATGGTAGAGTATCCTTGTCTCCAATAATTGCACAAAGAAAGTCAGATGGAGCTTTGAAAAGACATCAGCTTGATGAGTTGGATAATCCTGATGGTAATAATGGAGAAGGTGGAGGGAGTTCAGTCGACAAAAGGCATTTTCAGGATGGTGTTTGGCATTTTACACCAATTGCCTGCAGAACTCGACGGTCCTTAGCAGTAAACCAATTGATAAATCGAGACATACCATCCAAAAGTTTGAGAGGTGGGGATATAGGGATT contains the following coding sequences:
- the LOC114387804 gene encoding uncharacterized protein LOC114387804, whose product is MECNKEEALRAKELAEKKMQNKDFIGARKFALKAQQLYPELENITQMLIVCDVHCSAEQKLIGNEMDWYKILQIELTANDTTIKKQYRKFALQLHPDKNKFSGAEAAFKLIGEAQRVLLDREKRSRLDMNLRRVPTNRTTMPSHHQQNVQMSFNPMMQTSARPNFTNLNPQPQQKSRQASQQGPNGGRLTFWTMCSFCSVRYEYYREVLNRSLRCQHCSRPFIAYDVNMQGTTPATNSSQQAFGAQNHSQNQGAFDVAAGSQGNLHTSRSNTESHNKKGPAADVSVKPNGKRRRKRVAESSESAESVGSTDSESEEDTLYDKDGFSTHRDENPRRSTRQKHQVSYNENVSDDDEGGGSPSGAAENTGEVSKMNNQNGLAADLKGDKQGAKRKQNFYSGESLQNIDEEIKEVRGKEAVGSSKIDKASEHSPSKSTNQLDNFVYPDAEFSDFDKDKKEGSFAVGQIWAIYDTIDGMPRFYAIIRKVFSPGFKLRITWFEPDPDEQDQVHWVEEQLPIACGKHKLGITETTEDRLSFSHLIVCEKIGRCTYKVYPRKGETWALFKNWDIKWHMDAESHRQYEYEFVEILSDYVEGVGVVVLYLAKLKGFVSLFSRMEGGNCTFQIPSTELFRFSHRVPSFKMTGQERVGVPVGSYELDPVSLPMNLEEIAVAEHLEVKEGHCPSSGVGTRYSDMSKFTMNSEGEASTEKVKWERSNSAEENKDPVDHIGNGSDPSASAADAFEIPDPEFCNFDAERSLEKFQVGQIWAFYGDEDGLPKYYGQIKRVKSSPDLELQVTYLTNCWLPEKCVKWEDKDMLISIGRFKIKAGARSCTYANTYSVSHQVQVITDGKKKEYEIFPREGEIWALYRNWTTKIKRSDLLNLEYDIVEVVGEHDLWMDVLPLELVSGYNSVFKRKSNAGSARATKIYWKDLLRFSHQIPAFKLTEEQDGTLRGFWELDPGAVPLHYFNNK
- the LOC114388670 gene encoding uncharacterized protein LOC114388670 isoform X4, producing the protein MSPIDSTGNDDRKIHQDFDFVDTQPFDTDGEEDDVCGYFEDTVPFDEDDDVLETEAVDLAGETQALDDGDAFDDVLLETEAVNLAEEIQALDDGDTQLLEEESDSDRTQVLETVDDDEVSVDNVNGEAADSKKVESSQQNSYGSMPPRFNFLHAESLRQAALACDMDLKETLDVTNSVKGTSQFCQEPLVVKDKGESFLRCSEKDGGVDQENEHGKYSVEVGGFKSKSMCKVANSTVRKLFNDVLPVETNQPSLSSNDFNEGDDLDKLPIYHGELSGLSYVNSQEPGVLSQDNALCFVDRFLKDNIMEFDQETNCLKMEGKSKSIPSTKRQHSLAKTVNDKGKARRTGIYDWDDSREDEGGGDIFLRRKEDFFKGEMRRPRSLPGFQKSKVHRLNDDKEDKKQFSIPNKRKTAVHSDSKLGMHILKVRDNIIPEATMLKRNLANELDEQFNTDCSRGEMEPNANACAQEMLDVGLDTQMAAEAMEALCNVGDIVDHVANNATHVTRSGLTYKLNNSSTGKVGSGSSKERSVQYDRKRKVDVKSKLQTSGLSKKSTKEVKQCTEDNMMTRSKRSKLNAEGNQTSSANENGRVSLSPIIAQRKSDGALKRHQLDELDNPDGNNGEGGGSSVDKRHFQDGVWHFTPIACRTRRSLAVNQLINRDIPSKSLRGGDIGIRSLEKSSGIGLQASKALNSKSTTGSSDHFEVDDNSKSCQFENSVPKASAVNVSDDVKIDTLDCPKRRRSLRIRQLSNDDKQSETLVGSSKPSAHPEDIGKSTAGKRKMRTDSVVKFHVNCQARSSSYDGSVITSVDRKQGKISEINLDKANPGDNINNSEVSSSDESPRERYKSSDLASATQAKCKMPVNDASPICMGDEYYKQSCNRNLSRSCKELHRELQSLSDIRPELLTPSKDSRKRRDMTDVRILYSHHLDEDILKHQKKPYLVSCAYCRF
- the LOC114388670 gene encoding uncharacterized protein LOC114388670 isoform X2: MSPIDSTGNDDRKIHQDFDFVDTQPFDTDGEEDDVCGYFEDTVPFDEDDDVLETEAVDLAGETQALDDGDAFDDVLLETEAVNLAEEIQALDDGDTQLLEEESDSDRTQVLETVDDDEVSVDNVNGEAADSKKVESSQQNSYGSMPPRFNFLHAESLRQAALACDMDLKETLDVTNSVKGTSQFCQEPLVVKDKGESFLRCSEKDGGVDQENEHGKYSVEVGGFKSKSMCKVANSTVRKLFNDVLPVETNQPSLSSNDFNEGDDLDKLPIYHGELSGLSYVNSQEPGVLSQDNALCFVDRFLKDNIMEFDQETNCLKMEGKSKSIPSTKRQHSLAKTVNDKGKARRTGIYDWDDSREDEGGGDIFLRRKEDFFKGEMRRPRSLPGFQKSKVHRLNDDKEDKKQFSIPNKRKTAVHSDSKLGMHILKVRDNIIPEATMLKRNLANELDEQFNTDCSRGEMEPNANACAQEMLDVGLDTQMAAEAMEALCNVGDIVDHVANNATHVTRSGLTYKLNNSSTGKVGSGSSKERSVQYDRKRKVDVKSKLQTSGLSKKSTKEVKQCTEDNMMTRSKRSKLNAEGNQTSSANENGRVSLSPIIAQRKSDGALKRHQLDELDNPDGNNGEGGGSSVDKRHFQDGVWHFTPIACRTRRSLAVNQLINRDIPSKSLRGGDIGIRSLEKSSGIGLQASKALNSKSTTGSSDHFEVDDNSKSCQFENSVPKASAVNVSDDVKIDTLDCPKRRRSLRIRQLSNDDKQSETLVGSSKPSAHPEDIGKSTAGKRKMRTDSVVKFHVNCQARSSSYDGSVITSVDRKQGKISEINLDKANPGDNINNSEVSSSDESPRERYKSSDLASATQAKCKMPVNDASPICMGDEYYKQSCNRNLSRSCKELHRELQSLSDIRPELLTPSKDSRKRRDMTDVRILYSHHLDEDILKHQKKILARLGVSVASSIADATHFIANQFVRTRNMVEAIAFGKPVVTHLWIESCGQASCFIDERNYILRDAKKEKELGFSMPVSLARAIQHPLLKGRRVLVTTNTKPSKEIVSNLARAVQGQVVEKVGRSVFKGNTIADNLLILSCEEDYASCVPFLEKGAMVYSSELLLNGIVTQKLEYQRHRLFADNVKKTRSTLWLKRDDRTFIPVTKSN
- the LOC114388670 gene encoding uncharacterized protein LOC114388670 isoform X1, with the translated sequence MSPIDSTGNDDRKIHQDFDFVDTQPFDTDGEEDDVCGYFEDTVPFDEDDDVLETEAVDLAGETQALDDGDAFDDVLLETEAVNLAEEIQALDDGDTQLLEEESDSDRTQVLETVDDDEVSVDNVNGEAADSKKVESSQQNSYGSMPPRFNFLHAESLRQAALACDMDLKETLDVTNSVKGTSQFCQEPLVVKDKGESFLRCSEKDGGVDQENEHGKYSVEVGGFKSKSMCKVANSTVRKLFNDVLPVETNQPSLSSNDFNEGDDLDKLPIYHGELSGLSYVNSQEPGVLSQDNALCFVDRFLKDNIMEFDQETNCLKMEGKSKSIPSTKRQHSLAKTVNDKGKARRTGIYDWDDSREDEGGGDIFLRRKEDFFKGEMRRPRSLPGFQKSKVHRLNDDKEDKKQFSIPNKRKTAVHSDSKLGMHILKVRDNIIPEATMLKRNLANELDEQFNTDCSRGEMEPNANACAQEMLDVGLDTQMAAEAMEALCNVGDIVDHVANNATHVTRSGLTYKLNNSSTGKVGSGSSKERSVQYDRKRKVDVKSKLQTSGLSKKSTKEVKQCTEDNMMTRSKRSKLNAEGNQTSSANENGRVSLSPIIAQRKSDGALKRHQLDELDNPDGNNGEGGGSSVDKRHFQDGVWHFTPIACRTRRSLAVNQLINRDIPSKSLRGGDIGIRSLEKSSGIGLQASKALNSKSTTGSSDHFEVDDNSKSCQFENSVPKASAVNVSDDVKIDTLDCPKRRRSLRIRQLSNDDKQSETLVGSSKPSAHPEDIGKSTAGKRKMRTDSVVKFHVNCQARSSSYDGSVITSVDRKQGKISEINLDKANPGDNINNSEVSSSDESPRERYKSSDLASATQAKCKMPVNDASPICMGDEYYKQSCNRNLSRSCKELHRELQSLSDIRPELLTPSKDSRKRRDMTDVRILYSHHLDEDILKHQKKILARLGVSVASSIADATHFIANQFVRTRNMVEAIAFGKPVVTHLWIESCGQASCFIDERNYILRDAKKEKELGFSMPVSLARAIQHPLLKGRRVLVTTNTKPSKEIVSNLARAVQGQVVEKVGRSVFKGNTIADNLLILSCEEDYASCVPFLEKGAMVYSSELLLNGIVTQKLEYQSCRHRLFADNVKKTRSTLWLKRDDRTFIPVTKSN
- the LOC114388670 gene encoding uncharacterized protein LOC114388670 isoform X3, producing MSPIDSTGNDDRKIHQDFDFVDTQPFDTDGEEDDVCGYFEDTVPFDEDDDVLETEAVDLAGETQALDDGDAFDDVLLETEAVNLAEEIQALDDGDTQLLEEESDSDRTQVLETVDDDEVSVDNVNGEAADSKKVESSQQNSYESLRQAALACDMDLKETLDVTNSVKGTSQFCQEPLVVKDKGESFLRCSEKDGGVDQENEHGKYSVEVGGFKSKSMCKVANSTVRKLFNDVLPVETNQPSLSSNDFNEGDDLDKLPIYHGELSGLSYVNSQEPGVLSQDNALCFVDRFLKDNIMEFDQETNCLKMEGKSKSIPSTKRQHSLAKTVNDKGKARRTGIYDWDDSREDEGGGDIFLRRKEDFFKGEMRRPRSLPGFQKSKVHRLNDDKEDKKQFSIPNKRKTAVHSDSKLGMHILKVRDNIIPEATMLKRNLANELDEQFNTDCSRGEMEPNANACAQEMLDVGLDTQMAAEAMEALCNVGDIVDHVANNATHVTRSGLTYKLNNSSTGKVGSGSSKERSVQYDRKRKVDVKSKLQTSGLSKKSTKEVKQCTEDNMMTRSKRSKLNAEGNQTSSANENGRVSLSPIIAQRKSDGALKRHQLDELDNPDGNNGEGGGSSVDKRHFQDGVWHFTPIACRTRRSLAVNQLINRDIPSKSLRGGDIGIRSLEKSSGIGLQASKALNSKSTTGSSDHFEVDDNSKSCQFENSVPKASAVNVSDDVKIDTLDCPKRRRSLRIRQLSNDDKQSETLVGSSKPSAHPEDIGKSTAGKRKMRTDSVVKFHVNCQARSSSYDGSVITSVDRKQGKISEINLDKANPGDNINNSEVSSSDESPRERYKSSDLASATQAKCKMPVNDASPICMGDEYYKQSCNRNLSRSCKELHRELQSLSDIRPELLTPSKDSRKRRDMTDVRILYSHHLDEDILKHQKKILARLGVSVASSIADATHFIANQFVRTRNMVEAIAFGKPVVTHLWIESCGQASCFIDERNYILRDAKKEKELGFSMPVSLARAIQHPLLKGRRVLVTTNTKPSKEIVSNLARAVQGQVVEKVGRSVFKGNTIADNLLILSCEEDYASCVPFLEKGAMVYSSELLLNGIVTQKLEYQSCRHRLFADNVKKTRSTLWLKRDDRTFIPVTKSN